From Rickettsia endosymbiont of Ceutorhynchus obstrictus, a single genomic window includes:
- the fdxA gene encoding ferredoxin FdxA: protein MTYVVTDECVKCKYTSCVEVCPVDCFYEGEFMLVINPEECIDCGVCEPECPIDAIKPESEELIEWVERAKLFASKWPNITKEKLPLPEADKYKNEKDKFDKYISKDLIVSIAN, encoded by the coding sequence ATGACTTATGTCGTAACCGATGAATGCGTAAAATGCAAATATACTAGCTGTGTAGAAGTGTGTCCCGTAGATTGCTTTTATGAGGGTGAGTTTATGTTAGTTATTAACCCCGAAGAATGCATCGATTGCGGCGTATGCGAACCGGAATGTCCCATTGATGCTATAAAACCGGAATCAGAGGAGTTAATCGAATGGGTAGAAAGAGCTAAATTATTTGCTAGTAAGTGGCCAAACATTACCAAAGAAAAACTGCCGTTACCCGAAGCAGATAAATATAAAAATGAAAAAGATAAATTCGATAAATATATAAGTAAGGACTTAATTGTAAGCATTGCTAACTAA